One segment of Candidatus Auribacterota bacterium DNA contains the following:
- a CDS encoding phospholipase D-like domain-containing protein — protein MRRLGWQILLGVLLDKSNYNKAINEVNARAKAYLESKGVTVRYDDEEVTSHAKLICADDAVVVGSDNRGYDAIERKNECAVIIRDRATSEFFRRYFDTLWEGKQWVP, from the coding sequence ATGAGAAGATTGGGCTGGCAGATACTCTTGGGGGTACTCCTCGATAAGAGCAACTACAACAAGGCCATCAACGAGGTCAACGCGCGGGCGAAGGCGTACCTGGAGTCAAAGGGGGTCACTGTCCGCTACGACGATGAGGAGGTGACAAGCCACGCAAAACTTATCTGCGCGGACGACGCGGTCGTCGTGGGCTCCGACAACCGGGGGTATGACGCGATCGAGCGCAAGAATGAGTGCGCGGTGATCATACGCGACAGGGCAACCTCAGAGTTTTTCCGGCGGTATTTCGACACTCTCTGGGAGGGAAAGCAGTGGGTACCGTGA
- a CDS encoding PilZ domain-containing protein — protein sequence MRGRLSGFLGESTGRMIHYWANVANNGMVLIDLSRLDFVDSLGMQALKKASSIGNVAFCSPSPNVMQFMENANISPAVNTYDSIDEAIERLGLELSCSYEAIGERRRYPRVSICAPAKLTAIHGDHPVAFKSAVTNISLGGVLVEYLLREHDAGPFMFALGMPIAQLDLSALRKGLVVDGTLARLDSQDYQMGLGINFSDLAEPKREAIRDYMRESAGERLALGVSLRPRIDRQ from the coding sequence TTGAGAGGCAGACTCAGCGGCTTCCTGGGTGAATCAACTGGCAGGATGATCCATTATTGGGCCAATGTGGCGAATAATGGAATGGTGCTCATAGACCTTTCAAGGCTGGATTTCGTGGACAGTCTTGGTATGCAGGCACTGAAGAAAGCATCCTCTATCGGGAATGTAGCTTTCTGTAGCCCCTCTCCAAACGTCATGCAATTCATGGAGAACGCCAATATTTCTCCAGCGGTTAACACCTACGATAGCATTGATGAAGCAATTGAGCGTCTGGGGCTGGAACTTTCGTGTTCATACGAGGCCATCGGTGAGAGGCGCCGGTATCCCCGGGTGTCAATCTGCGCCCCCGCAAAGCTCACCGCGATCCATGGTGACCACCCCGTCGCGTTCAAGAGCGCCGTGACTAACATAAGTCTTGGCGGCGTCCTCGTGGAATATCTGCTGCGTGAGCACGATGCAGGTCCGTTTATGTTTGCACTGGGGATGCCCATCGCGCAGTTGGATCTCTCCGCCCTGAGGAAGGGTCTGGTGGTGGATGGCACTCTCGCAAGATTGGACAGCCAGGATTACCAGATGGGGCTGGGGATTAACTTCTCCGATCTCGCCGAACCGAAGCGGGAAGCTATCAGAGATTATATGAGGGAGAGCGCGGGCGAACGACTCGCGCTTGGGGTTTCGCTACGTCCGCGCATTGACAGACAATAG